In a single window of the Effusibacillus lacus genome:
- the nosD gene encoding nitrous oxide reductase family maturation protein NosD: protein MRKTAALMAFVCVWFLALSRVMAESSLQSQVDQTPENGVLELSGQTYTGNIVITKPLVVKGSEGTVVRGDGTGNVITIKAPGVRLENLRIEHGGFSRNSEEEYAAVKVLSDRNLLKNLVISDSFHGIYLYYANENTIENVDVTGMSGNEIAGQGNGIQFIHSHGNKLTHSRIRGSRDGIYFYYSDRNRVEANTISQTRYGLHYMYSNDNAFSDNRFTKNTGGAAIMVSRRIRLHRNEFSFHQGPQAFGILLQESKDVEMRENRFFQNLRGLYLENSQGSRIHNNHFVHNRVGVELWASASQQVFSQNRFYKNTAPVIAVGGQSTASWSENGKGNDWGKDIPVLDLDRDGIGDHPVSYKSSLYKLVQENELAYLFLKSPAITVYEKMGQVLNRQEVMFEDPHPLPGRKPEAPALWLGGAVFVIATILWIGRRGKA, encoded by the coding sequence ATGAGAAAGACAGCGGCTTTGATGGCTTTTGTATGCGTATGGTTTCTGGCTTTATCCAGGGTGATGGCGGAGAGTTCTTTGCAATCTCAAGTGGATCAAACTCCGGAAAACGGGGTATTGGAGCTTTCCGGCCAGACTTACACCGGCAATATTGTCATCACAAAGCCGCTTGTCGTCAAAGGTTCGGAAGGTACGGTCGTCCGGGGGGATGGAACCGGCAATGTCATCACCATCAAAGCCCCCGGTGTCCGCCTTGAGAATCTCAGGATTGAACATGGCGGTTTCAGCCGGAACTCGGAAGAGGAGTATGCGGCCGTTAAAGTGCTGAGTGACCGCAATCTGCTGAAAAATCTGGTCATATCCGATTCGTTTCACGGGATTTATCTTTATTACGCCAACGAGAACACGATTGAAAACGTGGACGTTACGGGCATGAGCGGAAATGAAATTGCGGGCCAGGGAAACGGAATTCAATTCATCCACTCCCATGGCAACAAACTGACACACAGCCGGATTCGCGGCAGCCGGGACGGAATCTATTTCTATTATTCCGACCGGAACCGTGTGGAAGCAAATACGATCAGCCAAACCCGTTACGGACTTCATTACATGTATTCCAACGACAATGCTTTCTCGGATAACCGCTTCACCAAAAATACCGGCGGGGCGGCCATCATGGTCTCCCGGCGGATCCGGCTCCACCGCAATGAATTTTCGTTCCATCAGGGCCCCCAGGCATTTGGCATTCTGCTGCAGGAAAGCAAGGATGTGGAAATGCGCGAAAACCGATTTTTCCAAAACTTGCGCGGTCTTTATCTTGAGAATTCCCAGGGCAGCCGCATCCACAACAATCATTTCGTCCACAACCGGGTAGGTGTGGAACTCTGGGCAAGTGCCAGCCAACAGGTATTCAGCCAAAACCGGTTTTATAAGAATACCGCTCCGGTAATTGCCGTAGGGGGGCAAAGCACTGCCAGTTGGAGTGAGAATGGCAAAGGAAACGATTGGGGAAAGGATATCCCCGTCCTCGACCTGGATCGGGACGGAATCGGAGACCACCCCGTTTCATATAAATCCTCCCTGTACAAGTTGGTGCAGGAGAATGAGTTGGCCTATCTTTTTCTGAAGAGTCCGGCCATCACCGTCTATGAAAAAATGGGCCAGGTGCTGAACAGGCAGGAAGTGATGTTTGAAGATCCGCATCCACTGCCGGGAAGGAAGCCGGAAGCACCCGCTCTCTGGCTGGGAGGGGCTGTATTTGTAATCGCAACGATCCTGTGGATTGGAAGGAGGGGGAAAGCATGA
- a CDS encoding ABC transporter permease subunit, with protein MTYVWKEWKEQSRGIGMWLSLGMVMLASVFTLLQSRTLPAEQGFEAYLLSLYDLNLFLIPLLSLFLASFSLLQEKEQKTILILLTKKESYRSFLWKKAMAVQFITLAVFAASFVLLAVPAKFVLAFDGKGFLAYLIATFSLLLIFNQIGMLLGSVCTSRLQLVGANLFAWFLFLFLTDLAFLYWLPGVTRESIRLLSVLYFLIPMHTIRLYLESSLGLFPLDQLSGLMQKMIWLSPLQFLLINLVLWTALPFELAVRFHRKGEKA; from the coding sequence ATGACATACGTCTGGAAAGAATGGAAAGAACAGTCCCGCGGCATCGGTATGTGGTTGTCCCTTGGCATGGTCATGCTTGCATCTGTCTTTACCCTGCTGCAATCACGCACCCTGCCGGCTGAACAGGGATTTGAGGCCTATCTGCTCTCTCTGTACGATCTAAACCTGTTTCTGATTCCGCTGTTGAGTTTGTTTCTGGCATCCTTCTCTCTGCTGCAGGAGAAAGAGCAAAAAACAATCCTGATCCTTCTTACCAAGAAAGAATCGTACCGGAGTTTTCTTTGGAAGAAAGCCATGGCGGTCCAGTTCATAACCCTGGCCGTTTTTGCGGCGAGTTTTGTCCTGCTGGCTGTTCCTGCCAAGTTTGTGCTTGCATTTGACGGAAAGGGATTTCTTGCTTACCTGATTGCCACATTTTCGCTGCTTCTGATTTTTAACCAGATTGGTATGCTTCTTGGCAGTGTATGCACATCCCGCTTGCAGTTGGTCGGTGCCAATCTGTTCGCCTGGTTTCTGTTCCTGTTTCTGACTGACCTGGCGTTCCTGTATTGGCTGCCTGGCGTAACCCGGGAATCCATCAGGCTGCTTTCCGTTTTGTATTTTCTTATTCCCATGCATACCATCCGTTTGTACCTGGAATCGTCACTTGGTCTGTTTCCGCTGGACCAATTGTCCGGATTGATGCAGAAGATGATCTGGCTGTCGCCTTTGCAGTTTTTGCTGATCAATTTGGTGCTGTGGACGGCTTTGCCCTTTGAGTTGGCCGTCAGGTTTCACCGGAAGGGGGAAAAAGCATGA
- a CDS encoding ATP-binding cassette domain-containing protein — translation MIEIRGLTHSYGRKTVLSNVNLVIEPREKCALVGRNGAGKSTLIHSMLGILPVQQGEVLLRGIPNTKEEWKQYVSYLPEKFSLYAQMSGLENMEFFAELAGVPANSFRIEQCLRRVQLWEDRNEKVR, via the coding sequence ATGATAGAAATCAGGGGATTAACCCATTCTTATGGCAGGAAGACGGTGTTGTCGAATGTCAATCTGGTGATTGAACCCCGGGAAAAATGTGCCCTGGTCGGACGAAACGGCGCCGGCAAGTCCACATTGATCCATTCCATGCTGGGGATCCTTCCCGTTCAACAGGGGGAGGTTCTTCTGCGGGGCATCCCCAATACGAAAGAAGAATGGAAGCAATATGTTTCCTATCTGCCGGAGAAGTTCTCCCTCTATGCCCAAATGTCCGGACTGGAAAATATGGAATTCTTCGCAGAACTCGCAGGTGTTCCGGCAAATTCCTTCAGGATTGAGCAATGCCTGCGCAGAGTGCAGCTTTGGGAGGACCGGAACGAGAAGGTCAGA
- a CDS encoding AAA family ATPase: RYSKGMLQRLGLAAMLYFEAEILILDEPTSGLDPMGRKDILSILQSLTDKTILFSSHHMDEIQQICTHVAFLDNGTVHKYSVEEFQSKLPNLTSGIGGGVV; this comes from the coding sequence AGATATTCGAAGGGAATGCTGCAGCGTCTGGGGCTGGCCGCAATGCTCTATTTTGAAGCAGAGATTCTGATTCTTGACGAACCAACCAGCGGTCTTGATCCAATGGGGAGGAAAGACATTCTCTCCATTCTGCAGTCGTTGACCGACAAGACCATTCTCTTCTCTTCCCACCATATGGATGAAATTCAACAGATCTGCACACATGTGGCATTTCTGGACAATGGAACGGTTCATAAATATTCGGTGGAAGAGTTTCAGAGCAAGCTGCCGAACTTGACTTCAGGAATAGGGGGAGGTGTTGTCTGA
- a CDS encoding FixH family protein translates to MKKIAGFVLLAGILLTGCGSDNDWVANVQAPAQYIGEQELPITIEIKEQGQPVTGLQVKAQFEMKKMDHGKVEAMFTDGGNGTYTGKVKLPMGGEWLVNVNMSNGKRTEEQTLQFKTERVEAK, encoded by the coding sequence ATGAAGAAGATTGCCGGATTCGTGCTGTTGGCAGGAATTTTGCTGACAGGCTGCGGTTCCGATAATGATTGGGTTGCGAATGTCCAGGCACCTGCACAATATATCGGGGAACAAGAACTTCCGATCACCATCGAAATCAAGGAACAGGGACAACCCGTTACCGGTTTGCAGGTCAAAGCCCAATTTGAAATGAAAAAAATGGATCACGGCAAGGTGGAAGCGATGTTTACCGACGGCGGCAATGGGACATATACAGGGAAAGTCAAGCTTCCCATGGGCGGCGAATGGCTGGTCAACGTAAATATGAGCAATGGCAAACGAACCGAGGAACAAACCCTGCAGTTTAAAACAGAAAGAGTGGAAGCAAAATGA
- a CDS encoding hemerythrin domain-containing protein: MNHNEIGGCMGHLAGAEGITFCAAIRRLFDEHPPLRQQMDQMVLKAKQITSGVEQDLGVAIRELAEMEKKFKSELEPHSEREEGGLFPVLGRHIGTQFGPIAVMEYEHGEAKRNLALFEERMGEIGQSPAREQVQSVVSPLMTAIGILQEHFMKEENVLFPMAEKVLTEEEKEELLKLFDR, from the coding sequence ATGAACCACAATGAAATCGGGGGCTGCATGGGACACCTGGCGGGGGCGGAAGGGATCACCTTCTGTGCCGCTATCCGGCGATTGTTTGATGAGCATCCTCCGCTGAGACAGCAAATGGATCAGATGGTACTGAAAGCAAAACAGATTACTTCTGGCGTGGAACAAGACCTGGGCGTTGCCATTCGGGAATTGGCCGAAATGGAAAAGAAATTCAAGTCGGAGCTTGAGCCCCATTCGGAAAGGGAAGAAGGCGGTCTGTTTCCTGTTTTGGGACGTCATATCGGAACCCAGTTTGGGCCGATTGCGGTAATGGAGTATGAACATGGCGAGGCCAAGAGAAATCTGGCCTTGTTTGAAGAACGGATGGGTGAGATCGGCCAGAGTCCGGCCAGGGAACAGGTACAGTCCGTAGTTTCGCCTCTGATGACAGCCATCGGAATCTTGCAGGAGCACTTCATGAAAGAAGAAAACGTCCTTTTCCCAATGGCGGAGAAGGTACTGACAGAAGAAGAGAAAGAAGAACTGCTGAAGCTGTTTGACCGCTAA
- a CDS encoding universal stress protein: MFKKILLAVDGSEASQKAVNWAIQAYQEIPDVQITLLYVHQPYYLPVADANGYLPIAHEPADLEVPEATPAFAAWKQFPDQQRVTYQTLQGNPANIICEEAKNGQFDAIVLGSEGHGVVSSVLLGSVSAKVLHHAPCSVLIVR, from the coding sequence ATGTTCAAAAAAATACTCCTGGCGGTGGACGGATCGGAAGCATCGCAGAAAGCGGTTAATTGGGCCATTCAAGCCTATCAGGAAATTCCGGACGTTCAAATTACATTGTTGTACGTGCACCAGCCCTATTATCTTCCGGTGGCGGATGCCAATGGATATCTGCCCATCGCGCATGAACCGGCGGATTTGGAAGTGCCGGAGGCAACTCCGGCTTTTGCCGCGTGGAAACAGTTTCCCGATCAACAAAGGGTAACTTATCAGACCCTGCAAGGCAATCCGGCCAATATCATCTGCGAGGAAGCAAAGAATGGACAGTTTGACGCAATTGTCCTGGGAAGCGAGGGACATGGGGTGGTTTCCTCGGTGCTTTTGGGAAGTGTCAGCGCCAAAGTGCTGCATCACGCACCCTGTTCCGTACTGATTGTCCGATAA
- a CDS encoding NarK family nitrate/nitrite MFS transporter gives MATNLSARWDPENPTFWESEGKKVANRNLWISIPALLLSFAVWQIWSVVAVNLNSIGFKFTPEQLFTLAALPGLTGATLRIFYSFVVPIFGGRNWTVFSTVTLLLPTIGIGIAVQDPTTSFMEMAILAALCGFGGGNFASSMSNISFFFPKARKGTALGLNAGLGNLGVSVTQFLVPIVITAGIFGALGGEPQVITTAGSTKQVWLQNAAYVWVIPIVLTTLAAMLGMNNLSSAQASIKEQLVIFKRKHMWIMTFLYTMCFGSFIGYSAAFPLLTKATFPDVNPLQYAFLGPLVGALIRPVGGWLSDKVGGARVTFWDIIVMIGATIGVIYYMNAHSFWGFFTMFMILFITTGIANGSTFRMIPIIFEPKEAAPVLGFTSAIAAYGAFFIPKSFGWSIASTGSPMMALYAFLAYYLVSLILTWYYYARKNAEIKC, from the coding sequence ATGGCAACAAATTTATCGGCACGATGGGACCCGGAAAACCCCACTTTTTGGGAATCTGAAGGAAAGAAAGTGGCAAACCGCAACTTGTGGATCTCGATTCCGGCATTGCTCCTCTCCTTCGCTGTCTGGCAGATCTGGTCGGTAGTCGCGGTCAACTTGAACAGTATAGGTTTCAAATTCACGCCGGAGCAGTTATTTACTCTTGCCGCGTTGCCCGGACTGACGGGTGCAACACTTCGCATCTTCTATTCGTTTGTAGTTCCGATCTTTGGAGGACGGAACTGGACGGTATTCAGCACAGTCACCCTGCTGCTGCCCACCATCGGGATCGGAATCGCTGTTCAGGATCCGACCACTTCCTTTATGGAAATGGCGATTCTGGCAGCGTTATGCGGATTTGGAGGCGGTAACTTCGCTTCCTCCATGTCCAATATCAGTTTCTTTTTCCCGAAAGCCCGGAAAGGTACGGCCCTTGGCCTGAATGCGGGACTCGGAAATCTTGGGGTCAGCGTTACCCAGTTTCTGGTTCCCATTGTGATCACTGCCGGCATCTTTGGAGCATTGGGAGGGGAACCGCAAGTCATCACCACCGCCGGCTCCACCAAGCAGGTGTGGCTGCAAAACGCTGCTTATGTTTGGGTGATTCCGATTGTGTTGACAACTCTTGCCGCGATGTTAGGGATGAACAACCTTTCAAGCGCCCAAGCTTCCATTAAGGAACAGCTGGTGATTTTCAAACGGAAACACATGTGGATCATGACCTTCCTTTATACCATGTGCTTCGGTTCGTTTATCGGCTATTCGGCGGCATTCCCGCTGTTGACGAAAGCTACATTCCCGGATGTGAATCCGCTCCAGTACGCGTTTCTTGGCCCGCTGGTCGGTGCTTTGATACGTCCTGTCGGAGGTTGGTTGTCTGACAAAGTGGGCGGCGCAAGAGTCACGTTTTGGGACATTATCGTGATGATTGGCGCAACCATCGGGGTTATTTACTACATGAACGCTCACAGTTTCTGGGGATTCTTCACGATGTTCATGATACTGTTCATCACCACTGGTATCGCAAACGGTTCCACCTTCCGGATGATTCCGATTATCTTTGAACCGAAAGAAGCGGCTCCTGTACTGGGCTTTACCTCGGCAATCGCTGCGTACGGCGCATTCTTCATTCCGAAATCTTTCGGTTGGTCGATCGCAAGCACCGGTTCTCCGATGATGGCCTTGTATGCATTCCTTGCATACTACCTGGTCAGTCTGATTTTGACCTGGTACTACTACGCTCGCAAGAATGCCGAAATCAAATGTTAG
- a CDS encoding nitrate/nitrite transporter, with the protein MKQKTSFLKSGHLPTLLSSFLYFDISFMIWVMLGATSTFIVQDFNLTPAQKGLMVGIPVLGGALLRIPMGLLADRFGGKRMGIIGMIITMIPLLWGWLYGNSLNEVHAFGFLLGVAGASFAVALPLASRWYPPEHQGLAMGIAGAGNSGTVLATLFAPRIAEVIGWHGVFGLALIPLLIAFIVFAIFAKDCPTASKPQTVSQYLSIVKHKETWLFSFFYSLTFGGFVGMTSYLGLFFVDQYGVSKVTAGDFVTLVVFAGSFVRPIGGWLADRIGGMKMLIRLFLLATIVLVLVGTLPSVYVALTLLFVALMIFGLSNGALFQVVPVRFPKEVGIMTGFVGAAGGLGGFFLPNILGTLKGLTNSYSYGFWWIAATYLVALLVLIALKRSWAKESVNKGIPADARLSKSV; encoded by the coding sequence ATGAAACAGAAAACCAGCTTTTTAAAAAGCGGTCACCTGCCGACCCTGCTGTCATCGTTCCTCTACTTCGACATCAGTTTCATGATCTGGGTCATGCTTGGAGCCACATCCACCTTCATTGTGCAGGACTTTAACCTTACACCGGCGCAAAAGGGGCTGATGGTGGGGATTCCGGTTCTCGGGGGTGCGCTGCTGCGCATCCCGATGGGCCTTCTTGCCGATCGTTTCGGCGGCAAACGCATGGGGATAATCGGCATGATCATCACCATGATTCCTTTGCTTTGGGGATGGCTGTACGGCAACAGTTTGAATGAAGTGCACGCATTCGGCTTCCTGCTGGGAGTCGCAGGAGCCAGTTTTGCGGTGGCGCTGCCGCTGGCAAGCCGTTGGTATCCGCCCGAACATCAGGGCTTGGCAATGGGGATTGCCGGAGCGGGAAACAGTGGTACTGTACTGGCTACTTTGTTTGCGCCCAGAATTGCCGAAGTAATCGGCTGGCACGGCGTGTTTGGCCTGGCTCTGATTCCTTTGCTGATCGCTTTTATCGTATTTGCGATTTTTGCCAAGGACTGCCCGACTGCTTCGAAACCGCAAACCGTCAGTCAGTATCTGTCGATTGTCAAGCACAAGGAAACATGGCTGTTCAGTTTCTTCTACAGTCTGACCTTTGGCGGATTCGTGGGCATGACCAGCTATCTGGGCCTCTTCTTTGTCGATCAGTACGGGGTCAGCAAGGTTACCGCCGGAGATTTTGTTACACTGGTGGTATTTGCCGGCAGTTTCGTTCGCCCGATCGGCGGATGGTTGGCTGACCGTATAGGCGGAATGAAAATGCTGATCCGTTTGTTCCTGCTGGCAACCATTGTGCTGGTTCTGGTAGGTACGCTGCCTTCAGTGTATGTGGCCTTAACACTGCTGTTTGTGGCTCTCATGATCTTCGGTCTGTCAAATGGCGCCTTGTTTCAAGTGGTGCCGGTGCGGTTTCCGAAGGAAGTGGGCATTATGACAGGGTTTGTCGGCGCTGCCGGGGGGCTGGGCGGATTCTTTCTGCCGAATATTCTCGGTACTCTGAAAGGACTGACCAATTCCTATTCCTACGGGTTCTGGTGGATTGCAGCAACTTATCTTGTTGCGCTGCTGGTGTTGATTGCATTGAAGCGATCCTGGGCAAAAGAGTCAGTCAATAAAGGAATTCCGGCTGACGCACGCCTGTCAAAATCGGTGTAA
- a CDS encoding nitrate reductase subunit alpha, with the protein MKQKSIFSKLRFFQPNERYSGGWSEMSPESREWEKVYRRRWQHDKVIRTTHGVNCTGSCSWKVFVKDGIITWENQQTDYPTTGPDMPEFEPRGCPRGASFSWYVYSPLRVKYPYVRGALLKLWREELQKTKDPVQAWKNVVEDPEKSRQYKAARGKGGFVRASWDEINRLISSSLIYTIQKYGPDRVAGFTPIPAMSMVSYASGARFLSMLGAPMLSFYDWYADLPPASPQIWGEQTDVPESSDWYNSGYIMMWGSNVPMTRTPDAHFMTEARYKGTKVVAVSPDYAENVKFADNWLAPNPGSDGALAQAMTHVILKEFYVNRQTEYFNSYAKRYTDLPYLITLKKQGDSFVSDRFLLASDLGFPLKNPEWKPVVFDNDTKKIVVPIGSIGHRWADAGKWNLKQEDEAGHPYDSAMTLLGNEDEMLSVDFPYFDEGDRGVFRRAVPVKRIEGAGETVYVTTVFDLMLANYGVNRDLPGDYPIDYNDPKPYTPAWQEQRTGVKRELVIQIAREFAQNAVDTNGRSMIIMGAGINHWYNGDTIYRAILNLVLLTGAQGVNGGGWAHYVGQEKLRPIEGWGTIAFGRDWSMPPRLQNATSFYYFATDQWRYDELQMNDLVSATAGKAKYQHSADYNVLAARLGWLPSYPQFNRNSIQLFDDAKQKGAASNEEVIKYVVEELKNGNMSFAVEDPDNPVNFPRALFVWRSNLISSSGKGHEYFLKHLLGTSNGLLSEESVVNRPQEVKWHEKAPEGKLDLLVSLDFRMAGNALHSDIVLPAATWYEKHDLSSTDMHPFVHPLNPAINPPWEAKSDWDIFKALAKTFSDMAKIYLPEPKKDVVAAPLLHDSPAELAQPFGKVLDWKKGEVEPIPGKTMPNLVVVERDYTQIYDKFTALGPLLETNPIGAHGISFSVKDQYEQLKKINGIVDKPGVAQGRPKLETDRQACETILTLSSATNGQVAVKAWEAEEKKTGMKLKDLAEERAAEHFKFADITAQPKQVIPTPVFSGSNKGDRRYAPFTTSIERLVPFRTLTGRQHFYLDHEIILEYGEQFPTYKPTLPKMVFTGKDHKPGDEGKDIVLRYLTPHGKWNIHSTYQDNLMMLTLFRGGPNVWINDKDAAAAGIRDNDWIEVFNRNGVVTARAVVSHRMPRGTVYMYHAQDKHINTPGSQITKERGGTHNSPTRIHLKPTQIIGGYAQLSYGFNYYGPIGNQRDLYVVVRKMKEVSWLEN; encoded by the coding sequence ATGAAGCAAAAATCGATATTCAGTAAACTTCGTTTCTTCCAACCAAACGAACGTTACTCCGGCGGATGGAGCGAAATGTCTCCGGAGAGCCGCGAATGGGAGAAAGTTTACCGCCGTCGCTGGCAGCATGACAAAGTAATCCGGACAACCCACGGGGTCAATTGCACCGGTTCCTGCAGCTGGAAAGTGTTTGTCAAAGACGGAATCATCACATGGGAGAACCAGCAAACCGACTATCCGACCACCGGTCCGGACATGCCGGAATTTGAACCGCGCGGGTGTCCCCGGGGAGCCAGTTTCTCCTGGTATGTATACAGTCCGCTGCGGGTGAAATATCCATATGTTCGCGGAGCGCTTCTCAAACTGTGGCGCGAAGAACTGCAGAAAACCAAAGATCCGGTTCAAGCCTGGAAGAATGTTGTGGAAGATCCGGAGAAATCCAGACAATACAAAGCAGCCCGCGGCAAAGGCGGATTCGTCCGCGCTTCCTGGGATGAAATCAACCGTTTGATTTCTTCTTCCCTGATTTATACGATTCAAAAATATGGTCCCGACCGGGTTGCCGGATTCACTCCAATTCCGGCGATGTCGATGGTCAGCTATGCATCGGGAGCCCGTTTCCTGTCGATGCTGGGTGCTCCCATGCTGAGTTTCTATGATTGGTACGCGGATCTGCCGCCTGCATCCCCGCAGATCTGGGGTGAACAAACGGACGTTCCGGAAAGTTCCGATTGGTACAATTCCGGCTACATCATGATGTGGGGTTCCAACGTTCCGATGACTCGGACCCCGGACGCCCACTTTATGACGGAAGCCCGATATAAAGGCACCAAGGTGGTTGCAGTCAGTCCGGACTATGCGGAAAACGTCAAGTTTGCCGATAACTGGCTGGCGCCCAATCCGGGATCGGACGGCGCTTTGGCACAAGCCATGACGCACGTAATTCTCAAGGAATTTTATGTGAACCGTCAGACCGAGTACTTCAACAGTTATGCAAAACGATACACCGACTTGCCTTACCTGATTACTTTGAAGAAGCAGGGTGACTCTTTCGTATCTGACCGCTTCCTGCTGGCAAGCGATCTGGGATTCCCGTTGAAGAATCCTGAATGGAAGCCGGTTGTATTCGACAACGACACAAAGAAAATCGTTGTTCCAATCGGCAGCATCGGACACCGTTGGGCAGATGCGGGCAAGTGGAATCTGAAACAGGAAGATGAAGCAGGTCATCCATACGATTCGGCAATGACGCTGCTTGGCAACGAAGACGAAATGCTTTCCGTTGACTTCCCTTACTTTGACGAGGGAGACCGAGGCGTGTTCCGCCGTGCCGTTCCCGTCAAGCGGATTGAAGGGGCGGGAGAAACAGTCTATGTTACAACCGTTTTTGATCTGATGCTGGCAAACTACGGGGTCAACCGCGACCTGCCTGGTGATTATCCGATTGATTACAATGATCCGAAACCTTACACACCTGCATGGCAGGAACAGCGTACCGGCGTCAAGCGTGAGCTGGTGATTCAGATTGCAAGAGAGTTTGCACAAAACGCTGTCGACACCAACGGACGCTCGATGATCATCATGGGAGCGGGTATCAACCACTGGTACAACGGCGACACCATCTACCGCGCCATTTTGAACCTGGTGCTTTTGACCGGGGCACAAGGGGTCAATGGAGGCGGTTGGGCCCACTATGTCGGTCAGGAAAAATTACGGCCCATCGAAGGCTGGGGAACGATTGCATTTGGCCGTGACTGGTCAATGCCGCCCCGTTTGCAAAACGCAACTTCCTTCTATTATTTTGCAACTGATCAGTGGCGTTACGATGAACTGCAGATGAACGACCTGGTGTCGGCAACTGCCGGAAAGGCGAAGTACCAGCACTCGGCCGATTACAATGTGTTGGCTGCCCGTCTGGGCTGGCTGCCGTCTTATCCGCAGTTTAACCGCAATTCGATCCAACTTTTTGATGATGCGAAGCAGAAAGGGGCAGCTTCGAACGAAGAAGTGATCAAATACGTTGTGGAAGAACTGAAAAACGGCAATATGAGCTTTGCCGTGGAAGATCCGGACAATCCCGTGAATTTCCCGCGTGCCTTGTTTGTGTGGCGCTCGAACCTGATCTCCAGTTCCGGAAAGGGCCATGAATACTTTCTGAAGCACCTGTTGGGGACTTCAAACGGACTCCTGTCGGAGGAAAGCGTGGTCAACAGACCCCAGGAAGTCAAATGGCACGAGAAAGCGCCGGAAGGAAAGCTGGATCTGCTGGTCAGCCTCGATTTTCGCATGGCAGGTAACGCCCTGCATTCGGATATTGTGCTGCCGGCAGCAACCTGGTACGAGAAGCATGACCTGAGCAGTACCGACATGCACCCGTTTGTGCATCCGCTGAACCCGGCCATCAACCCGCCTTGGGAAGCGAAGTCCGACTGGGATATCTTTAAGGCGTTGGCCAAAACGTTCTCAGACATGGCCAAAATCTACTTGCCGGAGCCAAAGAAGGATGTAGTGGCGGCACCGCTTCTGCATGACTCTCCCGCTGAGCTGGCACAGCCCTTCGGCAAGGTGCTGGATTGGAAGAAGGGCGAGGTGGAGCCGATTCCGGGCAAAACCATGCCAAACCTGGTCGTTGTTGAACGTGACTATACGCAAATCTATGACAAGTTCACGGCACTCGGTCCCTTGCTGGAAACCAACCCGATCGGGGCGCACGGCATCTCCTTCTCTGTGAAGGATCAATACGAGCAATTGAAAAAGATCAACGGCATTGTCGACAAACCGGGTGTGGCACAAGGGCGCCCGAAGCTGGAAACGGATCGTCAGGCATGTGAAACCATCCTTACGCTGTCCAGTGCCACCAACGGCCAAGTAGCGGTAAAGGCGTGGGAAGCGGAAGAAAAGAAAACGGGCATGAAGCTGAAAGACCTGGCGGAAGAAAGGGCTGCCGAACATTTCAAATTTGCGGATATCACCGCACAGCCCAAACAAGTCATTCCAACACCGGTCTTCAGCGGTTCCAACAAAGGCGATCGACGCTACGCTCCGTTTACAACAAGCATTGAGCGGCTGGTTCCCTTCCGGACTCTGACCGGACGGCAACACTTCTATCTTGACCATGAAATCATCCTGGAGTATGGCGAACAATTCCCGACCTATAAGCCGACCTTGCCGAAAATGGTATTCACAGGCAAGGATCATAAGCCAGGCGATGAGGGCAAGGATATTGTATTGCGTTATCTGACTCCGCACGGAAAGTGGAACATTCACAGCACTTATCAGGACAATCTGATGATGTTGACTCTGTTCCGCGGCGGACCGAACGTCTGGATTAACGACAAAGACGCGGCTGCTGCGGGAATCAGGGATAACGACTGGATTGAAGTGTTCAACCGCAACGGGGTTGTGACCGCAAGGGCGGTGGTCAGCCACCGGATGCCAAGGGGTACCGTATACATGTACCATGCACAGGATAAGCACATTAATACTCCTGGTTCACAGATCACCAAGGAACGTGGAGGAACCCACAACAGTCCGACCAGGATTCATTTGAAACCGACCCAAATAATCGGCGGTTACGCACAGCTCAGTTACGGTTTCAACTACTATGGTCCCATCGGCAATCAACGTGACCTGTATGTCGTTGTCAGAAAGATGAAGGAGGTGTCCTGGCTTGAAAATTAA